AAGTAGTTGTGCGTGCCCTCCACCTCGAGGTCGTACCGGTGGGCCGAGTCCGGGCGGGGCCTGCGCTCGATCGAGGTGACGGGCGTCGGCAGGAGGTCGTAGCGCTGCTCGGCGAAGACCGGTTCGACCCGGAACCGGCCGCGGTAGCGCGGAGGCAGCATGTGCGCCATCGACGGGTGGACGCAGGGCGCGATGAGCGCGTGGAGCTTCTCGGTTCCCTCGTGGTCGAACCGCAGGGTCGCCTCGCCCGCGTGCGCGGTCAGTCGGGAGGTGATGCCCCACACGTCGCGCAGGTGCTCGGCGAGGCGGGCCCGTGACGTTGCCTCGAGCGCCTCGACGCCGATGTCGACCCATTCCTGTCCCCCATCAGCGCCCAGCGCCAGCGACGCGCGGTCCATGTACCAGATGGCGAGGGACAGGGGGGTCAGGCGCTTCAGGTAGTCGTGGCTCAGCACCGTCCTGTCGCCGATGACGACGGCCTCACGAAGCCCCGCGAGCTCCGGCATGGAGGAGAGGGGGAAGTGCACCCCGCCCTGCAGGTGCGTGCCGCTGCTGAGGCCGAGGTTCGCGAAGAGCGACGCCTTCCACTCTTCGTAGGCGACGTGTGGGGGATCCTCACGCCAACGCAGGTGGGCACCGTGGCCGCTCGATGCGGGTGACAGCTCGCCGCCGCCCATCACCGCACCGAGCAGGACCTCCTGCTGGAAGTCGGAAAGGTGATGGGAAACGGCCTGCAGAACCCGGTCGCCCACCGCCAGCTCCTGCGCCTCCCGCCAGCCACCGGGGGTGCGGATCTGGTGGTTCGGCGTGCAGGAGAACTGCGCACTGCCCCCTTCTCGCGCCACGGTGAAGGCCAGGAAGTCCTCGGTCGGCCCGTTGTCGAACCAGTTCGTCACGCTCCGGGGGACGACCGCGCCGGCCTCGGGGTCGTAGGAGAGGACCTCGACGGGCATACGCTGCTCGACGATCGCCCCGATCTCCTCCTGCGTGCCGTCGGCGAGCGTCACCTTCGTGTCGGCGGTGAAGCAGCCGAACATCACCCCGACCTTCTCGCGGATCTGGTTGACGAAGACCGCGCAGGTCCGCGAGCGGTTGAGGGTGCCGGCGAGCTTGCGCAGCGCCTGGCTCATGAGCCGGGCCTGGAGCCCGACGTGGGTGTCACCCATCTCCCCTTCGATCTCCGCGCGCGGGGTCAGCGCGGCGACGGAGTCGACGACGAGGATGTCGATGGCGTTGGAGCGGATGAGCATGTCGGCGATCTCGAGCGCCTGCTCGCCGTTGTCGGGCTGCGAGACGAGCAACGCCTCGATGTCGACGCCGAGCGCCGACGCGTAGGAGGGGTCGAGCGCGTGCTCGGCGTCGATGAACGCCGCGATGCCGCCCGCCTTCTGCGCCTCGGCGATGGCGTGCAGCGCCACGGTCGTCTTCCCCGAGCTCTCGGGGCCGTATATCTCCACCACCCGGCCGCGTGGCAGGCCGCCGATGCCCAGAGCGAGGTCAAGGCTCAGCGCGCCGGTGGGGATGGAGGCGATCTTCATCTTCGCCTGCTCGTCCATGCGCATGACGGCGCCCTTGCCGAACTGCTTCTCGATCTGGCTGAGCGCCATGTCGAGGGCCTTGTCGCGCTCCATCGGGTTCCCTTCGGTCGTCGGGCGGTCGTCGACCCAACTCGTGAACACCGTAGCGGTGGGGTGTGACAGGCCGGGTGCATCGGCGGTCGCGGGTGTTGACAAGTGCGCGGATCGTACCGAACCCATGTTCGGTTGTCAGGCATCCTCCACCGTTCCGAGAGCGCACACGGCGCGAGCCCGCACCCGGGTTTCGCGCACACGCGGGATTCTTTGCGACCTGGCGGTCGCCGCGCGCGTCCCGGGAGGGGGCGGTTATGGCCGGTCGGGCGTGGGAGCCCGGCGCCGGGGTCAGGCCAGGCTCGCGGGGAAGCCGGTCAGGGAAGGGACGTGAGGAAGCCGGTCAGGGCCGCCTCGTAGCCGTCCCGGTCGGCATTCCAGGCGGAGACGTGTCCCGCGCCCGGCGCGCGCAGGTAGGTGATGAGGTCCGGTCGGGCCTCGGCGAGCAGGTCCGACGACGCCACAGGCACGACGGGGTCATGGGTGCCGTGGACGAGCAGCACCGGCGCGGTCCAGGCGTCCACCCGCCGGAGCTGGTCGAGCTCCCGGGGGTCGCTGCCGGCGCGTAGGTGGGTGGCGGCGAGGGTGAGGGGGACGACGACGCGGGGCAGCCGCATGCGCCGGGCGTGGTGGCGCAGGACGAGGCTCCAGTCCAGAACCGGCGCCTCGAGAACCACCCCGTCCACCGCCGGCGCAAGCGAGGAGCGGTGCAGCAGCTCCCCCACGATGGCCCCACCCATCGAGAAGCCGACGAGCACGATGCGGTCGGCTCCCGCGTCGCGGGCGAAGCGGACCGCCGCTTCGACGTCGACCCACTCGCGCGCCCCCATGCCGTTGCGTCCACCGCCTTCCTCGACGGCTCCCCGGTAGGTGACCGCAAGGCCCGTCCACCCCGCTGCGACGACGCTCGGCAGCGCGCGGAAGGCCTGGGCGCGCCGCGATCCACGGCCGTGCACGAAGAGCACCCAGTCGCGGTTGTCGGGGCGCCCGAACAGCCAGGCGCGCCGACCGGCGACCCCAGCCTGATCACCCACCGCCTTGGCGGCGCCAACCGGGTGGCCGACGAGCACGTCCGTCCAGGGCAGGCCGAGGCTGTCGGGGCGGTCGGGCCACGCGTAGGCGCACATCTCGGCCCGGGCTCCCGCGTGCGGACGCCCCTCGATCGGGGTCAGGGGCCGCTCTGCGGTCTCCGGCTCGTCCGCCGGCGCCGGCAGCACCCGCGCATACCCGCCCGGCCACCACAGGCCCCAGGTGCCTGCGAGGGCCGCCCCGGGCCCCCGCAGGCTCACCCAGTCGGTCCCGACCGCCCGGACGGTCACCGGCCACCTCCGGATCGTCGAGGGGGTCGTCGTCAGGGCGCGCGACGCCCACCAGCCGGTGGCGCCGGCGCCGGCCGCAGCAGCGGCGGCCGCCACCGACCCGGCACGCCACAGCACGCGTGCAGCCACCTGCGCGGGCCGTGGGGCGGGCAGGGCGGGCGCAGCCATGGCGCTCAGCCGCCCGCGAAGGTGCCCCGCCACATGGCGAGGAGCGACACGCCCCCCGCGTGTCGCTCCTTGCCCGCCATGTGTCCCGCCTGGGTGTGCTCCTAGTGGGTCAGTGTGCACCCCCCGAACGGGGGTGTCTACAGCAATCTTGATGAAAGGCCGCTGCGTGGGGGAGCAGCCGGTCGCGGCGTCCCGGCCACCCTCACCCCTGCAGCAGCCATGCCCCCCGGGGGCTGTACTCCGCGCCCGTGCGGCGCAGGCGAGAGCGCAGAAGGACGAGCCGCTCGACCTCCCAGCCCGACGGCGGCCCGTCGTAGGCGCCCGCGAGATCCCGCGGCAGGCGCGTGGTCCTGCCCGCGCGCGCGAGCGTGAGGTGCGCGTGGAACGGGCGCTCCTCGACGGACAGCCCGCCAGCGACCATCGCCTCCCGCAGCGCCGCGGCGACGGCATGCAGCCCGCGGCTGTCCTCCAGTGCCGCCCACAGCACCCCGTTGCCGAACATGCCGGCGCCGCCGGTGAGCCGCAGCGCGAACGGGCCCACGGAGCCGGCGGCCTCCGCGCACGCACCCTCGACGGAGCGGGCCCCCGCGTCGTCGACCCAGCCGACGAACTGGAGGGTGAGGTGGTAGGCGTTCGGCGCCACCCAGCGCGCCGCCGGCTGCCGCCGGCGCAGCGGCTCGGTGGCGGCGTCCACGGCGTCGCGCACGTGTGCGGGGACCTCCACCGCCACGAACAGCCGCATCGTCGTCTCGGCCACAGGTGTGCCCTACCCACCGGGGCCGGCGGCGACCTCGCCCAGGCGCCGGCGGAGCCCTTCGAGCGCGACGCT
This region of Egibacteraceae bacterium genomic DNA includes:
- the thpR gene encoding RNA 2',3'-cyclic phosphodiesterase; translated protein: MAETTMRLFVAVEVPAHVRDAVDAATEPLRRRQPAARWVAPNAYHLTLQFVGWVDDAGARSVEGACAEAAGSVGPFALRLTGGAGMFGNGVLWAALEDSRGLHAVAAALREAMVAGGLSVEERPFHAHLTLARAGRTTRLPRDLAGAYDGPPSGWEVERLVLLRSRLRRTGAEYSPRGAWLLQG
- a CDS encoding alpha/beta fold hydrolase, giving the protein MAAPALPAPRPAQVAARVLWRAGSVAAAAAAAGAGATGWWASRALTTTPSTIRRWPVTVRAVGTDWVSLRGPGAALAGTWGLWWPGGYARVLPAPADEPETAERPLTPIEGRPHAGARAEMCAYAWPDRPDSLGLPWTDVLVGHPVGAAKAVGDQAGVAGRRAWLFGRPDNRDWVLFVHGRGSRRAQAFRALPSVVAAGWTGLAVTYRGAVEEGGGRNGMGAREWVDVEAAVRFARDAGADRIVLVGFSMGGAIVGELLHRSSLAPAVDGVVLEAPVLDWSLVLRHHARRMRLPRVVVPLTLAATHLRAGSDPRELDQLRRVDAWTAPVLLVHGTHDPVVPVASSDLLAEARPDLITYLRAPGAGHVSAWNADRDGYEAALTGFLTSLP